One genomic region from Leptolyngbyaceae cyanobacterium JSC-12 encodes:
- a CDS encoding hypothetical protein (IMG reference gene:2510093984) — MWRSLKNFFSSLWTYSDLSPDLRMRGRVNKALRHRPNLTVTEWHQTLWQSHEVAEVISEFVYQKMRAYSGVEFGRVRPGDRLNEDLHLPLICWFDWESSFCEEFYNSFGIDLEMAFDAGEFTTLGDLVLFLNRQLLSVNHS; from the coding sequence ATGTGGCGATCGCTCAAAAACTTCTTTTCTAGTCTCTGGACCTACTCAGACTTGAGTCCAGATCTTCGTATGCGGGGGCGCGTCAACAAGGCACTGCGTCATCGCCCTAATTTGACAGTGACGGAATGGCATCAAACCCTGTGGCAATCCCATGAGGTCGCTGAAGTGATTTCTGAGTTTGTTTACCAAAAAATGCGGGCGTACTCTGGAGTTGAATTTGGTCGGGTGCGTCCGGGCGATCGCCTGAATGAAGATTTGCACCTGCCTCTGATTTGTTGGTTTGACTGGGAATCGTCGTTTTGTGAGGAGTTTTATAACTCGTTTGGAATTGATCTGGAAATGGCATTCGATGCTGGAGAATTTACAACATTGGGAGATCTGGTTCTCTTTCTTAATCGCCAGTTGCTTTCAGTGAATCATTCTTAG